One Xiphophorus maculatus strain JP 163 A chromosome 9, X_maculatus-5.0-male, whole genome shotgun sequence DNA segment encodes these proteins:
- the opa1 gene encoding dynamin-like 120 kDa protein, mitochondrial isoform X4: MLRVGSSAACVACRSLISNNMGVKFRIPLQKLHPLSRAIHHRYSGNNNPHRTPHRTAARYFTSMSRLPMRPLKPPPGSGGHRHQQQRNFWVARLAARLLRLRYILLGTAVGGGYTAKKTYEEWKDMLPDFSEYNWVIPDFVWELSEHIDLDKLAKALPEMEEIAKLLPDFEKIGENFTFLKGLLSSENSGDPALKATDSSTGAAHDPSDKQYKKQGLLGELIFIQQQIQRHEEEVQRAAAANSARTSPQERAANHNPSTQTRKSSDKEKIDQLQEELLRTQLKYQRMLERLEKENKELRKVVLQKDDKGIHQRKVKKSLIDLYSEVLDILSDYDSNYNTQDHLPRVVVVGDQSAGKTSVLEMIAQARIFPRGSGEMMTRSPVKVTLSEGPHHVAMFKDSGREFDLSKEEDLAALRHEIELRMRKSVKEGQTVSSETISLSVKGPGIQRMVLVDLPGVISTVTTGMASDTKETIFSMSKAYMQNPNAIILCIQDGSVDAERSIVTDLVSQMDPHGRRTIFVLTKVDLAEKNLASPSRIQQIVEGKLFPMKALGYFAVVTGKGGTGESIDAIKDYEEDFFQNSRLLRDGMLKAHQVTTKNLSLAVSDCFWKMVRESVEQQADVFKASRFNLETEWKNNYPRLRELDRNELFEKAKNEILDEVISLSQVTPQLWESILQKKLWERVSTHVIENIYLPAAQTMDSGTFNTTVDIKLKQWTDKQLPHKALEVAWETLQEEFARFMAEYKGKDQDDIFDKLKEAVKDESIKRHKWNERAMDSLRVIQHNALEDRSITDKPQWDAAIQFMEETLESRLKDNESVIKDMVGPDWTERWLKWVNRTPEQHIRNETKNELDRLLKLHDDHTAYLASDEVTTVRKNLEGRGVEVDPVLIKDTWHQLYRRHFLQKALTHCSLCKRGFYYYQRHFVDSELECNDVVLFWRIQRMLVITANTLRQQLTNTEVRRLEKNVKEVLDDFGEDLEKKTQLITGRRVQLAEDLKKVREIQEKLEAFIEALHKEKLLH, encoded by the exons ATGTTGCGTGTCGGGAGCTCAGCTGCCTG CGTGGCTTGTAGGAGCCTCATCTCAAACAATATGGGGGTGAAATTCCGGATCCCACTGCAGAAGCTTCATCCTCTGTCTCGTGCCATTCACCATCGTTACTCTGGAAACAACAACCCTCACCGGACTCCTCATCGCACAGCAGCGCGATATTTTACCTCCATGTCCCGGTTGCCCATGCGACCTTTGAAGCCCCCTCCGGGTTCTGGTGGTCACAGGCACCAACAGCAGCGCAACTTCTGGGTAGCCCGCCTGGCAGCCCGGCTGCTGAGGCTCCGATACATCCTGCTGGGAACAGCAGTTGGAGGAGGTTACACAGCTAAGAAG ACCTATGAAGAGTGGAAAGACATGCTGCCTGATTTCAGTGAGTACAACTGGGTCATCCCTGACTTTGTGTGGGAACTGAGTGAACATATTGATCTTG ataaactGGCAAAAGCGTTACCAGAGATGGAAGAAATCGCTAAACTTCTGCCTGACTTTGAGAAGATTGGAGAGAACTTCACTTTCCTTAAAGGCCTTCTTTCCTCTG AAAATTCCGGCGATCCTGCTCTAAAAGCTACAGATTCTTCAACTGGAGCTGCACATGATCCCAGTGACAAGCAGTACAAAAAG CAGGGTCTGCTCGGAGAGCTGATTTTTATTCAGCAGCAGATCCAGCGGCACGAGGAGGAGGTCCAGCGGGCCGCTGCAGCCAATAGTGCACGTACGTCACCCCAAGAGCGTGCTGCGAACCACAACCCCTCGACACAGACACGCAAG TCATCAGACAAAGAAAAGATTGACCAGCTCCAAGAGGAGCTTCTTCGAACTCAG TTAAAGTATCAGCGCATGCTGGAAAGActagaaaaggaaaataaagagttGAGGAAAGTGGTGCTGCAAAAAGATGATAAGGGGATTCATCAAAGGAAGGTGAAG aaatcCCTTATTGACCTTTATTCTGAAGTCCTCGACATCTTGTCTGATTATGATTCCAACTACAACACCCAGGACCACTTACCCAGG GTGGTTGTGGTTGGCGATCAGAGTGCTGGGAAGACCAGCGTGCTTGAGATGATTGCCCAGGCCAGGATCTTCCCCAGGGGATCAGGAGAGATGATGACACGCTCTCCTGTGAAG GTAACATTAAGTGAAGGTCCCCATCATGTGGCCATGTTCAAAGACAGTGGCAGAGAGTTCGACCTCTCTAAGGAGGAAGAT CTGGCTGCTCTGAGGCATGAGATTGagctgaggatgaggaagagTGTGAAGGAGGGACAGACGGTCAGCTCTGAG ACAATCTCTTTGAGTGTTAAAGGACCGGGTATTCAGAGGATGGTTCTTGTTGACTTACCTGGTGTCATCAGT ACGGTGACAACAGGCATGGCATCAGACACTAAGGAGACCATCTTCAGCATGAGCAAGGCCTACATGCAAAACCCTAATGCTATCATTCTTTGTATTCAAG ACGGCAGTGTGGATGCAGAGCGCAGCATCGTAACAGACCTGGTCAGCCAGATGGACCCTCATGGCAGAAGGACCATCTTTGTTCTAACTAAAGTGGACTTGGCTGAAAAGAATCTGGCCAGTCCAAGCAGA attCAGCAAATTGTTGAAGGAAAGCTGTTTCCCATGAAAGCTCTTGGTTATTTTGCTGTGGTAACAGGAAAAG GGGGCACTGGGGAGAGCATAGATGCAATTAAAGATTATGAAGAGGACTTTTTCCAGAACTCCAGATTGCTGAG GGATGGTATGCTGAAGGCTCATCAGGTCACCACAAAAAACTTGAGTCTGGCTGTCTCTGATTGCTTCTGGAAGATGGTCAGGGAGTCTGTGGAGCAGCAAGCTGATGTTTTTAAAG CATCACGATTCAACCTGGAAACTGAATGGAAGAACAACTATCCTCGTCTGAGAGAACTTGACAGG aatgaactctttgaaaaagcaaaaaatgaaattttggATGAAGTCATTAGTTTGAGTCAAGTGACTCCCCAACTCTG GGAGtctattctgcagaaaaaactTTGGGAACGTGTTTCCACTCATGTCATCGAGAACATCTATCTGCCTGCTGCCCAAACAATGGACTCTGGGACCTTTAACACAACTGTAGACATCAAGCTGAAGCAGTGGACTGACAAGCAGCTTCCACATAAGGCACTGgag GTTGCCTGGGAGACTTTGCAGGAGGAGTTTGCTCGCTTTATGGCTGAATACAAAGGCAAAGACCAGGACGACATCTTTGACAAGCTGAAGGAGGCAGTGAAGGACGAGAGCATCAAGAGGCACAAGTGGAATGAGAGAGCCATGGACAGTCTG AGGGTGATCCAGCACAACGCCTTAGAAGACCGATCCATCACCGACAAACCTCAGTGGGATGCTGCCATCCAGTTTATGGAGGAAACACTGGAGTCACGCCTCAAAGACA ATGAATCTGTGATCAAAGACATGGTGGGCCCTGACTGGACAGAGAGGTGGCTAAAGTGGGTGAACCGGACACCAGAACAG CACATTcgtaatgaaacaaaaaatgagcTGGATCGCTTGCTGAAGCTGCATGATGACCACACTGCTTACCTGGCCAGTGATGAGGTCACCACAGTGAGGAAGAACCTGGAGGGACGGGGCGTAGAAGTGGACCCAGTGCTG ATCAAAGACACGTGGCATCAGCTTTATCGCAGACACTTCTTGCAGAAAGCACTGACTCACTGCAGCCTCTGCAAGAGAGGTTTCTACTACTACCAGAGACACTTTGTTGACTCTGAG CTGGAGTGCAATGATGTGGTGTTGTTTTGGAGGATCCAAAGGATGTTGGTCATCACCGCTAACACACTCCGGCAGCAGCTTACCAATACTGAGG TGCGGCGGttggagaaaaatgtcaaagaggTCTTGGATGACTTTGGAGAAGACTTGGAGAAAAAGACTCAACTCATCACTGGCCGCAGAGTCCAGCTGGCTGAGGATCTCA
- the opa1 gene encoding dynamin-like 120 kDa protein, mitochondrial isoform X5: MLRVGSSAACVACRSLISNNMGVKFRIPLQKLHPLSRAIHHRYSGNNNPHRTPHRTAARYFTSMSRLPMRPLKPPPGSGGHRHQQQRNFWVARLAARLLRLRYILLGTAVGGGYTAKKTYEEWKDMLPDFSEYNWVIPDFVWELSEHIDLDKLAKALPEMEEIAKLLPDFEKIGENFTFLKGLLSSGVSLGSEVKGASGLHLLENSGDPALKATDSSTGAAHDPSDKQYKKSSDKEKIDQLQEELLRTQLKYQRMLERLEKENKELRKVVLQKDDKGIHQRKVKKSLIDLYSEVLDILSDYDSNYNTQDHLPRVVVVGDQSAGKTSVLEMIAQARIFPRGSGEMMTRSPVKVTLSEGPHHVAMFKDSGREFDLSKEEDLAALRHEIELRMRKSVKEGQTVSSETISLSVKGPGIQRMVLVDLPGVISTVTTGMASDTKETIFSMSKAYMQNPNAIILCIQDGSVDAERSIVTDLVSQMDPHGRRTIFVLTKVDLAEKNLASPSRIQQIVEGKLFPMKALGYFAVVTGKGGTGESIDAIKDYEEDFFQNSRLLRDGMLKAHQVTTKNLSLAVSDCFWKMVRESVEQQADVFKASRFNLETEWKNNYPRLRELDRNELFEKAKNEILDEVISLSQVTPQLWESILQKKLWERVSTHVIENIYLPAAQTMDSGTFNTTVDIKLKQWTDKQLPHKALEVAWETLQEEFARFMAEYKGKDQDDIFDKLKEAVKDESIKRHKWNERAMDSLRVIQHNALEDRSITDKPQWDAAIQFMEETLESRLKDNESVIKDMVGPDWTERWLKWVNRTPEQHIRNETKNELDRLLKLHDDHTAYLASDEVTTVRKNLEGRGVEVDPVLIKDTWHQLYRRHFLQKALTHCSLCKRGFYYYQRHFVDSELECNDVVLFWRIQRMLVITANTLRQQLTNTEVRRLEKNVKEVLDDFGEDLEKKTQLITGRRVQLAEDLKKVREIQEKLEAFIEALHKEKLLH, translated from the exons ATGTTGCGTGTCGGGAGCTCAGCTGCCTG CGTGGCTTGTAGGAGCCTCATCTCAAACAATATGGGGGTGAAATTCCGGATCCCACTGCAGAAGCTTCATCCTCTGTCTCGTGCCATTCACCATCGTTACTCTGGAAACAACAACCCTCACCGGACTCCTCATCGCACAGCAGCGCGATATTTTACCTCCATGTCCCGGTTGCCCATGCGACCTTTGAAGCCCCCTCCGGGTTCTGGTGGTCACAGGCACCAACAGCAGCGCAACTTCTGGGTAGCCCGCCTGGCAGCCCGGCTGCTGAGGCTCCGATACATCCTGCTGGGAACAGCAGTTGGAGGAGGTTACACAGCTAAGAAG ACCTATGAAGAGTGGAAAGACATGCTGCCTGATTTCAGTGAGTACAACTGGGTCATCCCTGACTTTGTGTGGGAACTGAGTGAACATATTGATCTTG ataaactGGCAAAAGCGTTACCAGAGATGGAAGAAATCGCTAAACTTCTGCCTGACTTTGAGAAGATTGGAGAGAACTTCACTTTCCTTAAAGGCCTTCTTTCCTCTG GTGTGAGTTTGGGTAGTGAAGTCAAAGGAGCCTCTGGCCTGCATCTGTTAG AAAATTCCGGCGATCCTGCTCTAAAAGCTACAGATTCTTCAACTGGAGCTGCACATGATCCCAGTGACAAGCAGTACAAAAAG TCATCAGACAAAGAAAAGATTGACCAGCTCCAAGAGGAGCTTCTTCGAACTCAG TTAAAGTATCAGCGCATGCTGGAAAGActagaaaaggaaaataaagagttGAGGAAAGTGGTGCTGCAAAAAGATGATAAGGGGATTCATCAAAGGAAGGTGAAG aaatcCCTTATTGACCTTTATTCTGAAGTCCTCGACATCTTGTCTGATTATGATTCCAACTACAACACCCAGGACCACTTACCCAGG GTGGTTGTGGTTGGCGATCAGAGTGCTGGGAAGACCAGCGTGCTTGAGATGATTGCCCAGGCCAGGATCTTCCCCAGGGGATCAGGAGAGATGATGACACGCTCTCCTGTGAAG GTAACATTAAGTGAAGGTCCCCATCATGTGGCCATGTTCAAAGACAGTGGCAGAGAGTTCGACCTCTCTAAGGAGGAAGAT CTGGCTGCTCTGAGGCATGAGATTGagctgaggatgaggaagagTGTGAAGGAGGGACAGACGGTCAGCTCTGAG ACAATCTCTTTGAGTGTTAAAGGACCGGGTATTCAGAGGATGGTTCTTGTTGACTTACCTGGTGTCATCAGT ACGGTGACAACAGGCATGGCATCAGACACTAAGGAGACCATCTTCAGCATGAGCAAGGCCTACATGCAAAACCCTAATGCTATCATTCTTTGTATTCAAG ACGGCAGTGTGGATGCAGAGCGCAGCATCGTAACAGACCTGGTCAGCCAGATGGACCCTCATGGCAGAAGGACCATCTTTGTTCTAACTAAAGTGGACTTGGCTGAAAAGAATCTGGCCAGTCCAAGCAGA attCAGCAAATTGTTGAAGGAAAGCTGTTTCCCATGAAAGCTCTTGGTTATTTTGCTGTGGTAACAGGAAAAG GGGGCACTGGGGAGAGCATAGATGCAATTAAAGATTATGAAGAGGACTTTTTCCAGAACTCCAGATTGCTGAG GGATGGTATGCTGAAGGCTCATCAGGTCACCACAAAAAACTTGAGTCTGGCTGTCTCTGATTGCTTCTGGAAGATGGTCAGGGAGTCTGTGGAGCAGCAAGCTGATGTTTTTAAAG CATCACGATTCAACCTGGAAACTGAATGGAAGAACAACTATCCTCGTCTGAGAGAACTTGACAGG aatgaactctttgaaaaagcaaaaaatgaaattttggATGAAGTCATTAGTTTGAGTCAAGTGACTCCCCAACTCTG GGAGtctattctgcagaaaaaactTTGGGAACGTGTTTCCACTCATGTCATCGAGAACATCTATCTGCCTGCTGCCCAAACAATGGACTCTGGGACCTTTAACACAACTGTAGACATCAAGCTGAAGCAGTGGACTGACAAGCAGCTTCCACATAAGGCACTGgag GTTGCCTGGGAGACTTTGCAGGAGGAGTTTGCTCGCTTTATGGCTGAATACAAAGGCAAAGACCAGGACGACATCTTTGACAAGCTGAAGGAGGCAGTGAAGGACGAGAGCATCAAGAGGCACAAGTGGAATGAGAGAGCCATGGACAGTCTG AGGGTGATCCAGCACAACGCCTTAGAAGACCGATCCATCACCGACAAACCTCAGTGGGATGCTGCCATCCAGTTTATGGAGGAAACACTGGAGTCACGCCTCAAAGACA ATGAATCTGTGATCAAAGACATGGTGGGCCCTGACTGGACAGAGAGGTGGCTAAAGTGGGTGAACCGGACACCAGAACAG CACATTcgtaatgaaacaaaaaatgagcTGGATCGCTTGCTGAAGCTGCATGATGACCACACTGCTTACCTGGCCAGTGATGAGGTCACCACAGTGAGGAAGAACCTGGAGGGACGGGGCGTAGAAGTGGACCCAGTGCTG ATCAAAGACACGTGGCATCAGCTTTATCGCAGACACTTCTTGCAGAAAGCACTGACTCACTGCAGCCTCTGCAAGAGAGGTTTCTACTACTACCAGAGACACTTTGTTGACTCTGAG CTGGAGTGCAATGATGTGGTGTTGTTTTGGAGGATCCAAAGGATGTTGGTCATCACCGCTAACACACTCCGGCAGCAGCTTACCAATACTGAGG TGCGGCGGttggagaaaaatgtcaaagaggTCTTGGATGACTTTGGAGAAGACTTGGAGAAAAAGACTCAACTCATCACTGGCCGCAGAGTCCAGCTGGCTGAGGATCTCA
- the opa1 gene encoding dynamin-like 120 kDa protein, mitochondrial isoform X2 — protein MLRVGSSAACVACRSLISNNMGVKFRIPLQKLHPLSRAIHHRYSGNNNPHRTPHRTAARYFTSMSRLPMRPLKPPPGSGGHRHQQQRNFWVARLAARLLRLRYILLGTAVGGGYTAKKTYEEWKDMLPDFSEYNWVIPDFVWELSEHIDLDKLAKALPEMEEIAKLLPDFEKIGENFTFLKGLLSSGVSLGSEVKGASGLHLLENSGDPALKATDSSTGAAHDPSDKQYKKGLLGELIFIQQQIQRHEEEVQRAAAANSARTSPQERAANHNPSTQTRKSSDKEKIDQLQEELLRTQLKYQRMLERLEKENKELRKVVLQKDDKGIHQRKVKKSLIDLYSEVLDILSDYDSNYNTQDHLPRVVVVGDQSAGKTSVLEMIAQARIFPRGSGEMMTRSPVKVTLSEGPHHVAMFKDSGREFDLSKEEDLAALRHEIELRMRKSVKEGQTVSSETISLSVKGPGIQRMVLVDLPGVISTVTTGMASDTKETIFSMSKAYMQNPNAIILCIQDGSVDAERSIVTDLVSQMDPHGRRTIFVLTKVDLAEKNLASPSRIQQIVEGKLFPMKALGYFAVVTGKGGTGESIDAIKDYEEDFFQNSRLLRDGMLKAHQVTTKNLSLAVSDCFWKMVRESVEQQADVFKASRFNLETEWKNNYPRLRELDRNELFEKAKNEILDEVISLSQVTPQLWESILQKKLWERVSTHVIENIYLPAAQTMDSGTFNTTVDIKLKQWTDKQLPHKALEVAWETLQEEFARFMAEYKGKDQDDIFDKLKEAVKDESIKRHKWNERAMDSLRVIQHNALEDRSITDKPQWDAAIQFMEETLESRLKDNESVIKDMVGPDWTERWLKWVNRTPEQHIRNETKNELDRLLKLHDDHTAYLASDEVTTVRKNLEGRGVEVDPVLIKDTWHQLYRRHFLQKALTHCSLCKRGFYYYQRHFVDSELECNDVVLFWRIQRMLVITANTLRQQLTNTEVRRLEKNVKEVLDDFGEDLEKKTQLITGRRVQLAEDLKKVREIQEKLEAFIEALHKEKLLH, from the exons ATGTTGCGTGTCGGGAGCTCAGCTGCCTG CGTGGCTTGTAGGAGCCTCATCTCAAACAATATGGGGGTGAAATTCCGGATCCCACTGCAGAAGCTTCATCCTCTGTCTCGTGCCATTCACCATCGTTACTCTGGAAACAACAACCCTCACCGGACTCCTCATCGCACAGCAGCGCGATATTTTACCTCCATGTCCCGGTTGCCCATGCGACCTTTGAAGCCCCCTCCGGGTTCTGGTGGTCACAGGCACCAACAGCAGCGCAACTTCTGGGTAGCCCGCCTGGCAGCCCGGCTGCTGAGGCTCCGATACATCCTGCTGGGAACAGCAGTTGGAGGAGGTTACACAGCTAAGAAG ACCTATGAAGAGTGGAAAGACATGCTGCCTGATTTCAGTGAGTACAACTGGGTCATCCCTGACTTTGTGTGGGAACTGAGTGAACATATTGATCTTG ataaactGGCAAAAGCGTTACCAGAGATGGAAGAAATCGCTAAACTTCTGCCTGACTTTGAGAAGATTGGAGAGAACTTCACTTTCCTTAAAGGCCTTCTTTCCTCTG GTGTGAGTTTGGGTAGTGAAGTCAAAGGAGCCTCTGGCCTGCATCTGTTAG AAAATTCCGGCGATCCTGCTCTAAAAGCTACAGATTCTTCAACTGGAGCTGCACATGATCCCAGTGACAAGCAGTACAAAAAG GGTCTGCTCGGAGAGCTGATTTTTATTCAGCAGCAGATCCAGCGGCACGAGGAGGAGGTCCAGCGGGCCGCTGCAGCCAATAGTGCACGTACGTCACCCCAAGAGCGTGCTGCGAACCACAACCCCTCGACACAGACACGCAAG TCATCAGACAAAGAAAAGATTGACCAGCTCCAAGAGGAGCTTCTTCGAACTCAG TTAAAGTATCAGCGCATGCTGGAAAGActagaaaaggaaaataaagagttGAGGAAAGTGGTGCTGCAAAAAGATGATAAGGGGATTCATCAAAGGAAGGTGAAG aaatcCCTTATTGACCTTTATTCTGAAGTCCTCGACATCTTGTCTGATTATGATTCCAACTACAACACCCAGGACCACTTACCCAGG GTGGTTGTGGTTGGCGATCAGAGTGCTGGGAAGACCAGCGTGCTTGAGATGATTGCCCAGGCCAGGATCTTCCCCAGGGGATCAGGAGAGATGATGACACGCTCTCCTGTGAAG GTAACATTAAGTGAAGGTCCCCATCATGTGGCCATGTTCAAAGACAGTGGCAGAGAGTTCGACCTCTCTAAGGAGGAAGAT CTGGCTGCTCTGAGGCATGAGATTGagctgaggatgaggaagagTGTGAAGGAGGGACAGACGGTCAGCTCTGAG ACAATCTCTTTGAGTGTTAAAGGACCGGGTATTCAGAGGATGGTTCTTGTTGACTTACCTGGTGTCATCAGT ACGGTGACAACAGGCATGGCATCAGACACTAAGGAGACCATCTTCAGCATGAGCAAGGCCTACATGCAAAACCCTAATGCTATCATTCTTTGTATTCAAG ACGGCAGTGTGGATGCAGAGCGCAGCATCGTAACAGACCTGGTCAGCCAGATGGACCCTCATGGCAGAAGGACCATCTTTGTTCTAACTAAAGTGGACTTGGCTGAAAAGAATCTGGCCAGTCCAAGCAGA attCAGCAAATTGTTGAAGGAAAGCTGTTTCCCATGAAAGCTCTTGGTTATTTTGCTGTGGTAACAGGAAAAG GGGGCACTGGGGAGAGCATAGATGCAATTAAAGATTATGAAGAGGACTTTTTCCAGAACTCCAGATTGCTGAG GGATGGTATGCTGAAGGCTCATCAGGTCACCACAAAAAACTTGAGTCTGGCTGTCTCTGATTGCTTCTGGAAGATGGTCAGGGAGTCTGTGGAGCAGCAAGCTGATGTTTTTAAAG CATCACGATTCAACCTGGAAACTGAATGGAAGAACAACTATCCTCGTCTGAGAGAACTTGACAGG aatgaactctttgaaaaagcaaaaaatgaaattttggATGAAGTCATTAGTTTGAGTCAAGTGACTCCCCAACTCTG GGAGtctattctgcagaaaaaactTTGGGAACGTGTTTCCACTCATGTCATCGAGAACATCTATCTGCCTGCTGCCCAAACAATGGACTCTGGGACCTTTAACACAACTGTAGACATCAAGCTGAAGCAGTGGACTGACAAGCAGCTTCCACATAAGGCACTGgag GTTGCCTGGGAGACTTTGCAGGAGGAGTTTGCTCGCTTTATGGCTGAATACAAAGGCAAAGACCAGGACGACATCTTTGACAAGCTGAAGGAGGCAGTGAAGGACGAGAGCATCAAGAGGCACAAGTGGAATGAGAGAGCCATGGACAGTCTG AGGGTGATCCAGCACAACGCCTTAGAAGACCGATCCATCACCGACAAACCTCAGTGGGATGCTGCCATCCAGTTTATGGAGGAAACACTGGAGTCACGCCTCAAAGACA ATGAATCTGTGATCAAAGACATGGTGGGCCCTGACTGGACAGAGAGGTGGCTAAAGTGGGTGAACCGGACACCAGAACAG CACATTcgtaatgaaacaaaaaatgagcTGGATCGCTTGCTGAAGCTGCATGATGACCACACTGCTTACCTGGCCAGTGATGAGGTCACCACAGTGAGGAAGAACCTGGAGGGACGGGGCGTAGAAGTGGACCCAGTGCTG ATCAAAGACACGTGGCATCAGCTTTATCGCAGACACTTCTTGCAGAAAGCACTGACTCACTGCAGCCTCTGCAAGAGAGGTTTCTACTACTACCAGAGACACTTTGTTGACTCTGAG CTGGAGTGCAATGATGTGGTGTTGTTTTGGAGGATCCAAAGGATGTTGGTCATCACCGCTAACACACTCCGGCAGCAGCTTACCAATACTGAGG TGCGGCGGttggagaaaaatgtcaaagaggTCTTGGATGACTTTGGAGAAGACTTGGAGAAAAAGACTCAACTCATCACTGGCCGCAGAGTCCAGCTGGCTGAGGATCTCA